From the Heliangelus exortis chromosome 14, bHelExo1.hap1, whole genome shotgun sequence genome, one window contains:
- the ZBTB33 gene encoding transcriptional regulator Kaiso isoform X1 yields MDVQAAAGPGMEGKRLISATDTQYSSVLLQSLNEQRGHGLFCDVTVIVEDRKFRAHRNILSASSTYFHQLFSVAGQVVELSFVRAEIFAEILNYIYSSKIISVQSDLLDELIKSGQQLGVKFIADLGTPPPEGKTTPSEVKDGASETSTFTPGQKDAETQVPVVRPESQEVTDGMPVITQSFSLHGIEYETTKITVSDSDDEDDVIFCSEIAPPKECTKDTNAATQNQPCPSQAGDSDQKTGGNGGSSHLTSTPAAQNLTLSASQLNPNPAQSGATPLVSAAPQHLTPNIIVLNKPQLNASLSAGASLQTHVTPTIDLLEENQQPPNNSSATGVETTAVDVEEVVEDDVDIISSSSPGAVSSSLAQPPSAGKAASTEGSGVQKKQVVTLSQEPFCKPGDFKIKISDVLSGNKEFSSGVASKNAAEGQKIITLDTATEIEGLSTGCKVYANIGEDTYDIVIPVKGSSEEGETKPDETPKTSGGAASPNKKRMKVKHDDHYELIVDGRVYYICIVCKRSYACLTSLRRHFNVHSWEKKYACRYCDKVFPLAEYRTKHEIHHTGERRYQCLTCGKSFINYQIMASHVRSVHSQDPSGDTKLYRLHPCRSLQIRQYTYITNRSSSLPVINEGGIVYRVGSGKDGTEGTTSSSPDKQITWDDIFIPQGNEAILKQNPSEGSTEFEFVIPESY; encoded by the exons ATGGACGTGCAAGCGGCGGCGGGGCCAG GAATGGAGGGGAAAAGGCTGATTTCTGCAACAGACACACAGTATTCTAGTGTGCTCCTTCAGTCTCTGAACGAACAACGTGGTCATGGACTTTTTTGTGATGTCACTGTCATTGTGGAGGACCGGAAGTTTCGGGCTCACAGGAACATCCTTTCAGCCTCAAGCACAtattttcatcagcttttctCTGTGGCTGGGCAAGTGGTTGAACTGAGCTTTGTAAGAGCAGAGATTTTTGCAGAAATTCTTAACTATATTTATAGTTCCAAAATAATCAGCGTTCAGTCCGATTTACTTGATGAACTGATTAAatcagggcagcagctgggtgTTAAATTCATAGCTGATCTGGGCACACCTCCACCTGAAGGAAAAACCACGCCAAGTGAGGTCAAAGATGGTGCTTCAGAAACTTCAACTTTTACCCCGGGTCAGAAGGATGCTGAAACACAAGTTCCTGTGGTAAGGCCAGAGAGTCAGGAGGTGACAGATGGCATGCCTGTTATAACACAGTCCTTCTCCTTGCATGGCATAGAATATGAGACTACAAAAATTACAGTGAGTGATTCAGATGATGAGGATGATGTCATTTTTTGCTCGGAGATTGCTCCCCCGAAAGAATGCACTAAAGATACAAATGCTGCCACCCAGAACCAGCCTTGCCCAAGCCAAGCAGGAGATTCTGACCAAAAAACGGGTGGCAATGGGGGCTCTTCCCATCTGACCAGCACCCCAGCAGCTCAAAACCTCACTTTGTCTGCCAGTCAGCtaaacccaaacccagcacaGTCGGGTGCCACGCCACTTGTCTCTGCAGCACCACAGCATTTGACTCCCAACATCATTGTGCTCAACAAGCCTCAGCTGAACGCGTCGCTCAGCGCCGGCGCCTCCCTGCAAACACACGTGACCCCCACGATTGATTTACTGGAGGAGAACCAGCAGCCACCTAATAACAGCTCTGCAACTGGAGTGGAAACCACTGCTGTTGATGTTGAAGAGGTTGTAGAAGATGATGTCGATATCATTAGCTCCTCTAGTCCTGGTGCAGTCAGTAGCTCGTTGGCTCAGCCACCTTCTGCAGGCAAGGCAGCAAGCACTGAGGGATCAGGTGTGCAGAAAAAACAGGTGGTTACACTTTCACAAGAACCCTTTTGTAAACCtggagattttaaaataaaaatttcagatgTCCTTAGTGGAAACAAGGAATTCAGTTCAGGCGTAGCATCAAAGAAtgcagcagaggggcagaaaatCATCACACTGGATACAGCGACCGAAATAGAAGGCCTCTCCACAGGCTGCAAGGTTTATGCAAATATTGGGGAGGATACATATGATATAGTCATTCCTGTGAAGGGCAGTTCTGAGGAAGGTGAAACCAAACCTGATGAAACACCCAAAACATCCGGTGGCGCTGCGTCTCCGAACAAGAAACGTATGAAAGTAAAGCACGACGACCACTATGAGCTCATAGTAGATGGGAGAGTCTACTACATCTGCATTGTGTGCAAGAGATCATACGCCTGCCTGACCAGCCTACGGAGACATTTTAATGTTCACTCCTGGGAGAAGAAGTACGCCTGTAGGTACTGTGACAAAGTTTTCCCTCTCGCAGAGTACCGCACAAAGCACGAGATTCACCACACTGGCGAGCGGAGGTACCAGTGCTTGACCTGTGGCAAATCTTTCATCAACTACCAAATTATGGCCTCCCACGTGAGATCAGTTCATAGCCAAGACCCTTCTGGAGACACCAAGCTGTATCGGCTGCACCCCTGCAGGTCTCTGCAGATCAGACAGTACACCTACATCACCAATCGCTCCAGCAGCTTACCTGTAATAAATGAGGGTGGAATTGTTTATCGTGTTGGCTCAGGGAAAGATGGCACTGAAGGGACAACATCCAGCTCTCCAGACAAACAAATTACCTGGGATGACATTTTCATCCCGCAGGGAAACGAAGcgattttaaaacaaaatccatCAGAGGGAAGTACTGAATTTGAGTTTGTAATACCAGAATCTTACTGA
- the ZBTB33 gene encoding transcriptional regulator Kaiso isoform X2: MEGKRLISATDTQYSSVLLQSLNEQRGHGLFCDVTVIVEDRKFRAHRNILSASSTYFHQLFSVAGQVVELSFVRAEIFAEILNYIYSSKIISVQSDLLDELIKSGQQLGVKFIADLGTPPPEGKTTPSEVKDGASETSTFTPGQKDAETQVPVVRPESQEVTDGMPVITQSFSLHGIEYETTKITVSDSDDEDDVIFCSEIAPPKECTKDTNAATQNQPCPSQAGDSDQKTGGNGGSSHLTSTPAAQNLTLSASQLNPNPAQSGATPLVSAAPQHLTPNIIVLNKPQLNASLSAGASLQTHVTPTIDLLEENQQPPNNSSATGVETTAVDVEEVVEDDVDIISSSSPGAVSSSLAQPPSAGKAASTEGSGVQKKQVVTLSQEPFCKPGDFKIKISDVLSGNKEFSSGVASKNAAEGQKIITLDTATEIEGLSTGCKVYANIGEDTYDIVIPVKGSSEEGETKPDETPKTSGGAASPNKKRMKVKHDDHYELIVDGRVYYICIVCKRSYACLTSLRRHFNVHSWEKKYACRYCDKVFPLAEYRTKHEIHHTGERRYQCLTCGKSFINYQIMASHVRSVHSQDPSGDTKLYRLHPCRSLQIRQYTYITNRSSSLPVINEGGIVYRVGSGKDGTEGTTSSSPDKQITWDDIFIPQGNEAILKQNPSEGSTEFEFVIPESY; this comes from the coding sequence ATGGAGGGGAAAAGGCTGATTTCTGCAACAGACACACAGTATTCTAGTGTGCTCCTTCAGTCTCTGAACGAACAACGTGGTCATGGACTTTTTTGTGATGTCACTGTCATTGTGGAGGACCGGAAGTTTCGGGCTCACAGGAACATCCTTTCAGCCTCAAGCACAtattttcatcagcttttctCTGTGGCTGGGCAAGTGGTTGAACTGAGCTTTGTAAGAGCAGAGATTTTTGCAGAAATTCTTAACTATATTTATAGTTCCAAAATAATCAGCGTTCAGTCCGATTTACTTGATGAACTGATTAAatcagggcagcagctgggtgTTAAATTCATAGCTGATCTGGGCACACCTCCACCTGAAGGAAAAACCACGCCAAGTGAGGTCAAAGATGGTGCTTCAGAAACTTCAACTTTTACCCCGGGTCAGAAGGATGCTGAAACACAAGTTCCTGTGGTAAGGCCAGAGAGTCAGGAGGTGACAGATGGCATGCCTGTTATAACACAGTCCTTCTCCTTGCATGGCATAGAATATGAGACTACAAAAATTACAGTGAGTGATTCAGATGATGAGGATGATGTCATTTTTTGCTCGGAGATTGCTCCCCCGAAAGAATGCACTAAAGATACAAATGCTGCCACCCAGAACCAGCCTTGCCCAAGCCAAGCAGGAGATTCTGACCAAAAAACGGGTGGCAATGGGGGCTCTTCCCATCTGACCAGCACCCCAGCAGCTCAAAACCTCACTTTGTCTGCCAGTCAGCtaaacccaaacccagcacaGTCGGGTGCCACGCCACTTGTCTCTGCAGCACCACAGCATTTGACTCCCAACATCATTGTGCTCAACAAGCCTCAGCTGAACGCGTCGCTCAGCGCCGGCGCCTCCCTGCAAACACACGTGACCCCCACGATTGATTTACTGGAGGAGAACCAGCAGCCACCTAATAACAGCTCTGCAACTGGAGTGGAAACCACTGCTGTTGATGTTGAAGAGGTTGTAGAAGATGATGTCGATATCATTAGCTCCTCTAGTCCTGGTGCAGTCAGTAGCTCGTTGGCTCAGCCACCTTCTGCAGGCAAGGCAGCAAGCACTGAGGGATCAGGTGTGCAGAAAAAACAGGTGGTTACACTTTCACAAGAACCCTTTTGTAAACCtggagattttaaaataaaaatttcagatgTCCTTAGTGGAAACAAGGAATTCAGTTCAGGCGTAGCATCAAAGAAtgcagcagaggggcagaaaatCATCACACTGGATACAGCGACCGAAATAGAAGGCCTCTCCACAGGCTGCAAGGTTTATGCAAATATTGGGGAGGATACATATGATATAGTCATTCCTGTGAAGGGCAGTTCTGAGGAAGGTGAAACCAAACCTGATGAAACACCCAAAACATCCGGTGGCGCTGCGTCTCCGAACAAGAAACGTATGAAAGTAAAGCACGACGACCACTATGAGCTCATAGTAGATGGGAGAGTCTACTACATCTGCATTGTGTGCAAGAGATCATACGCCTGCCTGACCAGCCTACGGAGACATTTTAATGTTCACTCCTGGGAGAAGAAGTACGCCTGTAGGTACTGTGACAAAGTTTTCCCTCTCGCAGAGTACCGCACAAAGCACGAGATTCACCACACTGGCGAGCGGAGGTACCAGTGCTTGACCTGTGGCAAATCTTTCATCAACTACCAAATTATGGCCTCCCACGTGAGATCAGTTCATAGCCAAGACCCTTCTGGAGACACCAAGCTGTATCGGCTGCACCCCTGCAGGTCTCTGCAGATCAGACAGTACACCTACATCACCAATCGCTCCAGCAGCTTACCTGTAATAAATGAGGGTGGAATTGTTTATCGTGTTGGCTCAGGGAAAGATGGCACTGAAGGGACAACATCCAGCTCTCCAGACAAACAAATTACCTGGGATGACATTTTCATCCCGCAGGGAAACGAAGcgattttaaaacaaaatccatCAGAGGGAAGTACTGAATTTGAGTTTGTAATACCAGAATCTTACTGA
- the TMEM255A gene encoding transmembrane protein 255A isoform X5, with protein MRQSLTQQRPGGVALPDSVGSFNRRKRNSLYVTVTLLIVSVLILTVGLAATTRTQNVTVGGYYPGVILGFGSFLGIIGSNLIENKRQMDLRPLYAGRCQYYSKSTTPPEAICHPQRRAPCTPKIKTNTCFCCDLYNCGNRVEISGGYYEYIDVSSCQDIIHLYHLLWSATILNIVGLFLGIITAAILGGFKDMQTPSLPTLNCTVENAHPSVSYYSRPQVTSYNTYYHSTPHLPPYSAYDFQHSSMFPASTPSGLSDDPQSLSPSPSYMWSSTAPPRYSPPYFPPFEKPPPYTP; from the exons gGTCGTtcaatagaagaaaaagaaattctctcTACGTAACTGTGACTCTCCTCATTGTGTCAGTATTAATTCTAACGGTGGGCCTAGCAGCTACAACAAGAACCCAAAATGTGACTGTTGGAGGTTATTACCCAGGGGTTATT CTTGGCTTTGGGTCATTTCTTGGAATAATTGGATCAAATCTGatagaaaacaaaaggcaaatg gATCTGAGGCCACTGTATGCAGGACGGTGTCAGTACTACTCCAAGAGTACAACCCCACCCGAG GCAATCTGTCACCCCCAGCGCCGCGCACCCTGCACACcgaaaataaaaaccaacacCTGCTTCTGCTGTGACCTGTACAACTGTGGGAA CAGAGTAGAGATTTCTGGAGGCTACTATGAATACATCGAtgtcagcagctgccaggacaTCATTCACCTTTACCACTTGCTTTGGTCTGCAACAATTCTGAACATCGTGGGGCTATTCCTAGGGATCATTACAGCAGCTATACTTGGAGGCTTTAAAGACATG CAGACTCCTTCCCTCCCTACGCTGAATTGTACAGTGGAAAACGCACACCCTTCAGTGTCCTACTACTCGAGGCCACAAGTGACATCTTACAACACCTACTACCACAGCACTCCTCACCTGCCTCCCTACTCGGCGTATGACTTTCAG CATTCCAGCATGTTTCCAGCCTCTACTCCTTCTGGCCTCTCTGATGACCCCCAGTCACTGTCTCCATCTCCCAGCTATATGTGGTCCTCTACTGCACCACCACGTTACTCACCACCATATTTTCCACCTTTTGAAAAGCCACCACCTTATACACCATAA
- the TMEM255A gene encoding transmembrane protein 255A isoform X2, whose product MRQSLTQQRPGGVALPDSVGSFNRRKRNSLYVTVTLLIVSVLILTVGLAATTRTQNVTVGGYYPGVILGFGSFLGIIGSNLIENKRQMLVASIVFISFGVIAAFCCAIVDGVFAARHIDLRPLYAGRCQYYSKSTTPPEAICHPQRRAPCTPKIKTNTCFCCDLYNCGNRVEISGGYYEYIDVSSCQDIIHLYHLLWSATILNIVGLFLGIITAAILGGFKDMTPSLPTLNCTVENAHPSVSYYSRPQVTSYNTYYHSTPHLPPYSAYDFQHSSMFPASTPSGLSDDPQSLSPSPSYMWSSTAPPRYSPPYFPPFEKPPPYTP is encoded by the exons gGTCGTtcaatagaagaaaaagaaattctctcTACGTAACTGTGACTCTCCTCATTGTGTCAGTATTAATTCTAACGGTGGGCCTAGCAGCTACAACAAGAACCCAAAATGTGACTGTTGGAGGTTATTACCCAGGGGTTATT CTTGGCTTTGGGTCATTTCTTGGAATAATTGGATCAAATCTGatagaaaacaaaaggcaaatg ctgGTTGCATCGATTGTCTTCATCAGCTTTGGGGTGATTGCTGCATTCTGCTGTGCCATAGTAGACGGTGTCTTTGCTGCCAGACACATT gATCTGAGGCCACTGTATGCAGGACGGTGTCAGTACTACTCCAAGAGTACAACCCCACCCGAG GCAATCTGTCACCCCCAGCGCCGCGCACCCTGCACACcgaaaataaaaaccaacacCTGCTTCTGCTGTGACCTGTACAACTGTGGGAA CAGAGTAGAGATTTCTGGAGGCTACTATGAATACATCGAtgtcagcagctgccaggacaTCATTCACCTTTACCACTTGCTTTGGTCTGCAACAATTCTGAACATCGTGGGGCTATTCCTAGGGATCATTACAGCAGCTATACTTGGAGGCTTTAAAGACATG ACTCCTTCCCTCCCTACGCTGAATTGTACAGTGGAAAACGCACACCCTTCAGTGTCCTACTACTCGAGGCCACAAGTGACATCTTACAACACCTACTACCACAGCACTCCTCACCTGCCTCCCTACTCGGCGTATGACTTTCAG CATTCCAGCATGTTTCCAGCCTCTACTCCTTCTGGCCTCTCTGATGACCCCCAGTCACTGTCTCCATCTCCCAGCTATATGTGGTCCTCTACTGCACCACCACGTTACTCACCACCATATTTTCCACCTTTTGAAAAGCCACCACCTTATACACCATAA
- the TMEM255A gene encoding transmembrane protein 255A isoform X1 — protein MRQSLTQQRPGGVALPDSVGSFNRRKRNSLYVTVTLLIVSVLILTVGLAATTRTQNVTVGGYYPGVILGFGSFLGIIGSNLIENKRQMLVASIVFISFGVIAAFCCAIVDGVFAARHIDLRPLYAGRCQYYSKSTTPPEAICHPQRRAPCTPKIKTNTCFCCDLYNCGNRVEISGGYYEYIDVSSCQDIIHLYHLLWSATILNIVGLFLGIITAAILGGFKDMQTPSLPTLNCTVENAHPSVSYYSRPQVTSYNTYYHSTPHLPPYSAYDFQHSSMFPASTPSGLSDDPQSLSPSPSYMWSSTAPPRYSPPYFPPFEKPPPYTP, from the exons gGTCGTtcaatagaagaaaaagaaattctctcTACGTAACTGTGACTCTCCTCATTGTGTCAGTATTAATTCTAACGGTGGGCCTAGCAGCTACAACAAGAACCCAAAATGTGACTGTTGGAGGTTATTACCCAGGGGTTATT CTTGGCTTTGGGTCATTTCTTGGAATAATTGGATCAAATCTGatagaaaacaaaaggcaaatg ctgGTTGCATCGATTGTCTTCATCAGCTTTGGGGTGATTGCTGCATTCTGCTGTGCCATAGTAGACGGTGTCTTTGCTGCCAGACACATT gATCTGAGGCCACTGTATGCAGGACGGTGTCAGTACTACTCCAAGAGTACAACCCCACCCGAG GCAATCTGTCACCCCCAGCGCCGCGCACCCTGCACACcgaaaataaaaaccaacacCTGCTTCTGCTGTGACCTGTACAACTGTGGGAA CAGAGTAGAGATTTCTGGAGGCTACTATGAATACATCGAtgtcagcagctgccaggacaTCATTCACCTTTACCACTTGCTTTGGTCTGCAACAATTCTGAACATCGTGGGGCTATTCCTAGGGATCATTACAGCAGCTATACTTGGAGGCTTTAAAGACATG CAGACTCCTTCCCTCCCTACGCTGAATTGTACAGTGGAAAACGCACACCCTTCAGTGTCCTACTACTCGAGGCCACAAGTGACATCTTACAACACCTACTACCACAGCACTCCTCACCTGCCTCCCTACTCGGCGTATGACTTTCAG CATTCCAGCATGTTTCCAGCCTCTACTCCTTCTGGCCTCTCTGATGACCCCCAGTCACTGTCTCCATCTCCCAGCTATATGTGGTCCTCTACTGCACCACCACGTTACTCACCACCATATTTTCCACCTTTTGAAAAGCCACCACCTTATACACCATAA
- the TMEM255A gene encoding transmembrane protein 255A isoform X3, whose amino-acid sequence MRQSLTQQRPGGVALPDSVGSFNRRKRNSLYVTVTLLIVSVLILTVGLAATTRTQNVTVGGYYPGVILGFGSFLGIIGSNLIENKRQMLVASIVFISFGVIAAFCCAIVDGVFAARHIDLRPLYAGRCQYYSKSTTPPEAICHPQRRAPCTPKIKTNTCFCCDLYNCGKVEISGGYYEYIDVSSCQDIIHLYHLLWSATILNIVGLFLGIITAAILGGFKDMQTPSLPTLNCTVENAHPSVSYYSRPQVTSYNTYYHSTPHLPPYSAYDFQHSSMFPASTPSGLSDDPQSLSPSPSYMWSSTAPPRYSPPYFPPFEKPPPYTP is encoded by the exons gGTCGTtcaatagaagaaaaagaaattctctcTACGTAACTGTGACTCTCCTCATTGTGTCAGTATTAATTCTAACGGTGGGCCTAGCAGCTACAACAAGAACCCAAAATGTGACTGTTGGAGGTTATTACCCAGGGGTTATT CTTGGCTTTGGGTCATTTCTTGGAATAATTGGATCAAATCTGatagaaaacaaaaggcaaatg ctgGTTGCATCGATTGTCTTCATCAGCTTTGGGGTGATTGCTGCATTCTGCTGTGCCATAGTAGACGGTGTCTTTGCTGCCAGACACATT gATCTGAGGCCACTGTATGCAGGACGGTGTCAGTACTACTCCAAGAGTACAACCCCACCCGAG GCAATCTGTCACCCCCAGCGCCGCGCACCCTGCACACcgaaaataaaaaccaacacCTGCTTCTGCTGTGACCTGTACAACTGTGGGAA AGTAGAGATTTCTGGAGGCTACTATGAATACATCGAtgtcagcagctgccaggacaTCATTCACCTTTACCACTTGCTTTGGTCTGCAACAATTCTGAACATCGTGGGGCTATTCCTAGGGATCATTACAGCAGCTATACTTGGAGGCTTTAAAGACATG CAGACTCCTTCCCTCCCTACGCTGAATTGTACAGTGGAAAACGCACACCCTTCAGTGTCCTACTACTCGAGGCCACAAGTGACATCTTACAACACCTACTACCACAGCACTCCTCACCTGCCTCCCTACTCGGCGTATGACTTTCAG CATTCCAGCATGTTTCCAGCCTCTACTCCTTCTGGCCTCTCTGATGACCCCCAGTCACTGTCTCCATCTCCCAGCTATATGTGGTCCTCTACTGCACCACCACGTTACTCACCACCATATTTTCCACCTTTTGAAAAGCCACCACCTTATACACCATAA
- the TMEM255A gene encoding transmembrane protein 255A isoform X4, whose amino-acid sequence MRQSLTQQRPGGVALPDSVGSFNRRKRNSLYVTVTLLIVSVLILTVGLAATTRTQNVTVGGYYPGVILGFGSFLGIIGSNLIENKRQMLVASIVFISFGVIAAFCCAIVDGVFAARHIDLRPLYAGRCQYYSKSTTPPEAICHPQRRAPCTPKIKTNTCFCCDLYNCGKVEISGGYYEYIDVSSCQDIIHLYHLLWSATILNIVGLFLGIITAAILGGFKDMTPSLPTLNCTVENAHPSVSYYSRPQVTSYNTYYHSTPHLPPYSAYDFQHSSMFPASTPSGLSDDPQSLSPSPSYMWSSTAPPRYSPPYFPPFEKPPPYTP is encoded by the exons gGTCGTtcaatagaagaaaaagaaattctctcTACGTAACTGTGACTCTCCTCATTGTGTCAGTATTAATTCTAACGGTGGGCCTAGCAGCTACAACAAGAACCCAAAATGTGACTGTTGGAGGTTATTACCCAGGGGTTATT CTTGGCTTTGGGTCATTTCTTGGAATAATTGGATCAAATCTGatagaaaacaaaaggcaaatg ctgGTTGCATCGATTGTCTTCATCAGCTTTGGGGTGATTGCTGCATTCTGCTGTGCCATAGTAGACGGTGTCTTTGCTGCCAGACACATT gATCTGAGGCCACTGTATGCAGGACGGTGTCAGTACTACTCCAAGAGTACAACCCCACCCGAG GCAATCTGTCACCCCCAGCGCCGCGCACCCTGCACACcgaaaataaaaaccaacacCTGCTTCTGCTGTGACCTGTACAACTGTGGGAA AGTAGAGATTTCTGGAGGCTACTATGAATACATCGAtgtcagcagctgccaggacaTCATTCACCTTTACCACTTGCTTTGGTCTGCAACAATTCTGAACATCGTGGGGCTATTCCTAGGGATCATTACAGCAGCTATACTTGGAGGCTTTAAAGACATG ACTCCTTCCCTCCCTACGCTGAATTGTACAGTGGAAAACGCACACCCTTCAGTGTCCTACTACTCGAGGCCACAAGTGACATCTTACAACACCTACTACCACAGCACTCCTCACCTGCCTCCCTACTCGGCGTATGACTTTCAG CATTCCAGCATGTTTCCAGCCTCTACTCCTTCTGGCCTCTCTGATGACCCCCAGTCACTGTCTCCATCTCCCAGCTATATGTGGTCCTCTACTGCACCACCACGTTACTCACCACCATATTTTCCACCTTTTGAAAAGCCACCACCTTATACACCATAA